The Stigmatella erecta genome window below encodes:
- a CDS encoding alpha/beta fold hydrolase: protein MHPEVWALWGTVIVLLLLLGNVLWVLGVRRLYRPRTVPPQLRRVRCQDGWEIAVHVRRAPVRRFQEPVLLCHGLSANRFTFDFAPPYSVAHYLAEAGFDCFSVEWRGTAGSRRPPRGRRYTDFTVDDHILQDGPALLEFALAETGAPRAFWLGHSLGGLVGYGVAQGPHGPKLAGLMALGAPVFLQSGPLLRALVGIGVRAAWPARFRQEWMSATMAPFLGYVTLPLSDLLVNTKHMPPTIQRQVYANMMSSMSRKVLLQFKDWIEHDAFRSYDHSVDWRAGLSRLTQPMLIMGGSSDRLATPENIRKQYELLTCSDRTLHVFGRDRGDKMDYGHGDLIFGTGAPLEVYPLIGTWLQAHATPLPSPVEQTAPATLPA from the coding sequence ATGCATCCGGAAGTTTGGGCGCTCTGGGGGACAGTCATCGTCCTGCTCCTCCTCCTGGGCAACGTCCTGTGGGTGCTGGGCGTCCGGCGGCTGTACCGTCCCCGTACAGTGCCACCACAATTGCGGCGGGTCCGGTGCCAGGACGGCTGGGAGATTGCCGTCCATGTCCGCCGGGCCCCGGTGCGGCGCTTCCAGGAGCCCGTCCTTTTGTGCCACGGACTGTCCGCCAACCGCTTCACCTTCGATTTCGCCCCGCCCTACTCCGTGGCCCACTACCTGGCGGAGGCGGGCTTCGACTGCTTCAGCGTGGAGTGGCGCGGCACGGCCGGCTCGCGGCGCCCTCCGCGCGGGCGGCGGTACACGGACTTCACCGTGGATGACCACATCCTCCAGGACGGGCCCGCGCTGCTGGAGTTCGCCCTGGCCGAGACGGGCGCCCCCAGGGCCTTCTGGCTGGGCCACTCGCTGGGCGGACTGGTGGGGTACGGGGTGGCCCAGGGCCCTCACGGGCCCAAGCTCGCGGGCCTGATGGCCCTGGGGGCGCCTGTGTTCCTCCAGTCCGGCCCGCTGCTGCGCGCCCTGGTGGGCATCGGGGTCCGCGCGGCCTGGCCCGCCCGGTTCCGGCAGGAGTGGATGAGCGCCACGATGGCCCCCTTCCTGGGCTACGTCACCCTGCCCCTGTCGGACCTGCTCGTGAACACGAAGCACATGCCGCCCACGATCCAGCGGCAGGTCTACGCCAACATGATGTCGTCGATGAGCCGCAAGGTGCTCCTGCAGTTCAAGGACTGGATCGAACACGACGCCTTCCGCTCTTACGATCACTCCGTGGACTGGCGCGCGGGCCTGTCCCGCCTCACCCAGCCCATGCTCATCATGGGCGGCAGCAGCGACCGGCTCGCCACCCCGGAGAACATCCGCAAGCAGTACGAGCTGCTCACCTGCAGCGACCGCACGCTCCACGTGTTCGGCCGCGACCGCGGGGACAAGATGGACTACGGGCACGGCGACCTCATCTTCGGCACGGGCGCCCCCCTGGAGGTGTACCCCCTCATCGGCACGTGGTTGCAGGCCCACGCCACCCCCCTGCCCTCCCCCGTCGAGCAGACCGCGCCCGCGACCCTGCCCGCCTGA
- the pssA gene encoding CDP-diacylglycerol--serine O-phosphatidyltransferase, with translation MKLRKLMFVLPNLFTVTSIFCGFYAITLCTGEATPVHLYQAALAILFAMFFDGCDGRVARLTKTQSDFGVQLDSLADVVSFGAAPALLVYKWALAPLGFLGLFISFTFAACGALRLARFNVLAARNPHGGGGNFFVGLPIPLAAGGLVSLIIAHHAVRGGEVSPSVQGPVAAAVLALALLMVSTVRYRTFKDLRLSKKSALVLMLVAVAGSVIATRAHPAYVLVAFSSAYLAMGLIESAFLVRRRFSARKVGAGAVGAAAVVLDEEEDEEDEEEEGSPEGRDGFL, from the coding sequence ATGAAGTTGCGGAAGTTGATGTTCGTACTGCCGAACCTCTTCACCGTTACCTCCATCTTTTGCGGCTTCTACGCCATCACCCTGTGCACGGGCGAGGCGACGCCCGTGCACCTCTATCAAGCCGCATTGGCGATCCTCTTCGCCATGTTCTTTGACGGGTGCGATGGGCGTGTTGCCCGGCTGACGAAGACGCAGAGCGACTTCGGCGTGCAGCTCGACAGCCTGGCGGATGTGGTGTCCTTCGGGGCCGCGCCTGCCCTGCTGGTGTACAAGTGGGCGCTCGCCCCGCTGGGCTTCCTGGGCCTGTTCATCTCCTTCACCTTCGCGGCCTGCGGCGCCCTGCGGCTGGCGCGCTTCAACGTGCTCGCCGCGCGCAACCCGCACGGCGGCGGGGGCAACTTCTTCGTGGGCCTGCCCATCCCGCTGGCGGCCGGCGGCCTCGTGTCCCTCATCATCGCGCACCACGCGGTCCGGGGCGGCGAGGTGAGCCCCTCGGTGCAGGGCCCCGTGGCGGCGGCGGTGCTGGCGCTGGCCCTGCTGATGGTCTCCACGGTGCGCTACCGCACCTTCAAGGACCTGCGCCTGTCCAAGAAGTCAGCGCTCGTGCTGATGCTCGTGGCGGTGGCCGGCTCCGTCATCGCCACCCGCGCGCACCCGGCCTATGTGCTGGTGGCCTTCTCCTCCGCGTACCTGGCCATGGGCCTCATCGAGTCCGCCTTCCTGGTGCGCCGCCGCTTCTCCGCGCGCAAGGTGGGGGCGGGCGCCGTGGGCGCCGCGGCCGTCGTGCTCGACGAGGAGGAGGACGAGGAGGACGAGGAGGAGGAAGGCAGCCCCGAGGGCCGGGACGGCTTCCTGTAG
- a CDS encoding CinA family nicotinamide mononucleotide deamidase-related protein: MHVELLCTGDELVTGLITDTNSPWFEARLFELGVKVERVHLVGDVHPDITHALLETALRADVVLVSGGLGPTSDDFTLECAAAAAGVPLVEDARVLEWLQERYRSRGLTLSPSARRMARIPQGAEVVRNPAGSAPMVILRLGRCQLFFVPGVPREYRALAEGEVLPRIRALLAQEPGRAYRAFRLLRTVGVPESQLDARVAPLHPLHPQVVFGFRTHAPENHVKLMATASSQAEADAALAAAEAACRALLGHALFGVDGEEYTQVLARLLTQAGATLATAESCTGGLIAQQLTEVSGASAFFIGGAVSYSEKMKQAWVGVPAEVLERHTAVSRQTAEAMAEGVRAACGSTYGLSVTGYAGPTGGTAEDPVGTVYCALARQGHPPRCERYTLSGDRDRVRLFAASSALELLRQALLSGGTAG, translated from the coding sequence ATGCACGTCGAGCTGCTGTGTACCGGTGATGAACTCGTCACCGGGCTGATCACCGACACCAACAGCCCCTGGTTCGAGGCCCGGCTCTTCGAGCTGGGGGTGAAGGTGGAGCGGGTGCACCTCGTGGGAGATGTCCACCCGGACATCACCCATGCCCTGCTGGAGACCGCCCTGCGCGCGGATGTGGTGCTCGTCTCGGGGGGCTTGGGCCCCACGTCGGACGACTTCACCCTGGAGTGCGCGGCGGCGGCCGCGGGCGTGCCGCTGGTGGAGGATGCCCGGGTCCTGGAGTGGCTCCAGGAGCGCTACCGGAGCCGGGGCCTGACGCTCTCGCCCAGTGCCCGGCGCATGGCGCGGATTCCCCAGGGGGCCGAGGTGGTCCGCAACCCCGCGGGCTCCGCCCCCATGGTCATCCTCCGGCTGGGGCGCTGCCAGCTGTTCTTCGTGCCCGGGGTGCCGCGGGAGTACCGGGCGCTGGCGGAGGGCGAGGTGCTGCCGCGCATCCGGGCCCTCCTGGCGCAGGAGCCTGGGCGCGCGTACCGGGCCTTCCGGCTGCTGCGCACGGTGGGCGTGCCCGAGTCCCAGCTCGATGCCCGGGTGGCCCCGCTGCACCCGCTGCACCCCCAGGTGGTGTTTGGCTTCCGGACCCATGCGCCGGAGAACCACGTCAAGCTGATGGCCACCGCCTCCTCGCAGGCCGAGGCGGACGCGGCGCTGGCCGCCGCCGAGGCCGCCTGCCGCGCGCTGCTCGGCCATGCCCTCTTCGGCGTGGATGGAGAGGAGTACACGCAGGTCCTCGCCCGGCTGCTGACGCAGGCGGGGGCGACGCTGGCCACGGCGGAGAGCTGCACGGGAGGGCTCATCGCCCAGCAGCTCACCGAGGTCTCCGGGGCGAGCGCCTTCTTCATCGGGGGCGCGGTGTCCTATTCGGAGAAGATGAAGCAGGCCTGGGTGGGCGTGCCCGCGGAGGTGCTGGAGCGCCACACCGCCGTGTCGCGGCAGACGGCGGAGGCCATGGCGGAAGGGGTGCGCGCCGCCTGTGGCAGCACGTACGGCCTCTCGGTGACGGGCTATGCGGGGCCCACGGGGGGCACGGCCGAGGATCCGGTGGGCACCGTCTACTGCGCGCTCGCCCGGCAGGGGCACCCCCCGCGGTGCGAGCGCTACACCCTGTCCGGAGACCGGGACCGGGTGCGCCTCTTCGCCGCGTCCTCGGCCCTGGAGCTGCTGCGCCAGGCCCTGCTGTCGGGAGGCACCGCGGGATGA
- a CDS encoding DUF1285 domain-containing protein, with translation MQPPTGQPPPGQRWHTREDSGIRLDAALRWWHDDKPVEHPKIVELFNISLVLDDEGRYQLRIGKDWCYVQVEEAAYEVRTVDVTEDERVSVRLSDRTAEALEPATLTLGSDGVFRCRVKGAKAQARFSRDAQYQLGELLEEGEGGRLFLRAGQRRWAVSLEAPPA, from the coding sequence ATGCAACCTCCCACCGGCCAGCCCCCTCCCGGCCAGCGTTGGCACACGCGCGAGGACAGCGGTATCCGCCTCGATGCCGCCCTGCGCTGGTGGCACGACGACAAGCCCGTGGAGCACCCGAAGATCGTCGAGCTCTTCAACATCTCGCTCGTGCTCGATGACGAGGGGCGCTACCAGCTGCGCATCGGCAAGGACTGGTGCTACGTCCAGGTCGAGGAGGCCGCCTACGAGGTGCGCACGGTGGACGTGACGGAGGACGAGCGCGTCTCCGTCCGCTTGAGTGACCGCACCGCCGAGGCCCTGGAGCCCGCCACGCTGACGCTGGGGAGCGACGGCGTCTTCCGCTGCCGGGTGAAGGGCGCCAAGGCCCAGGCCCGCTTCTCCCGTGACGCCCAGTACCAGCTGGGCGAACTGCTGGAGGAAGGGGAGGGCGGCCGCCTCTTCCTCCGCGCGGGCCAGCGCCGCTGGGCCGTCTCGCTGGAGGCGCCCCCCGCTTAG
- the recA gene encoding recombinase RecA, protein MNKVAEKLKAVAAAVAAIEKQFGKGAVMALGGEAQEQKVAVIPSGSVSLDRALGVGGYPRGRVVELFGNESSGKTSLSLHAIAQVQASGGVAAFIDAEHALDVNYARKLGVRVEELLISQPDTGEQALEITEQLVRSGAVDLIVVDSVAALVPRAEIEGEMGDAHMGVQARLMSQALRKLTGAVSRSGTCILFINQIRMKIGVMFGNPETTTGGNALKFYSSMRLEIRRTGNLKEGESIIDTRARVKVVKNKLAPPFQEAEFDLLYGVGIHRAGEVLDLGVQLGLIEKAGSHFSLRGERIGQGRERATDWLRERPQVLEALAAELAGSATALAALPDAAEAVA, encoded by the coding sequence ATGAACAAGGTGGCGGAGAAGCTGAAGGCAGTGGCGGCGGCGGTGGCGGCGATCGAGAAGCAGTTCGGCAAGGGGGCGGTGATGGCGCTGGGCGGCGAGGCGCAGGAGCAGAAGGTGGCGGTCATCCCGTCGGGCTCGGTGAGCCTGGACCGGGCGCTGGGGGTGGGGGGCTATCCGCGCGGCCGGGTGGTGGAGCTGTTCGGCAATGAGTCCTCCGGCAAGACGAGCCTGAGCCTGCACGCCATCGCGCAGGTGCAGGCCTCGGGCGGGGTGGCGGCCTTCATCGACGCCGAGCACGCGCTGGACGTCAACTACGCGCGCAAGCTGGGGGTGCGCGTGGAGGAGCTGCTCATCTCCCAGCCCGACACGGGCGAGCAGGCGCTGGAAATCACCGAGCAGCTCGTGCGCTCCGGGGCGGTGGACCTCATCGTGGTGGACTCGGTGGCCGCGCTGGTGCCGCGCGCGGAAATCGAGGGGGAGATGGGCGATGCGCACATGGGGGTGCAGGCCCGGCTGATGAGCCAGGCCCTGCGCAAGCTCACGGGCGCGGTGAGCCGCTCGGGCACCTGCATCCTCTTCATCAACCAGATCCGCATGAAGATCGGCGTGATGTTCGGCAACCCGGAGACGACCACGGGCGGCAACGCGCTGAAGTTCTACTCCTCGATGCGGCTGGAGATCCGCCGCACGGGCAACCTCAAGGAGGGCGAGAGCATCATCGACACGCGGGCGCGCGTGAAGGTGGTGAAGAACAAGCTGGCGCCGCCCTTCCAGGAGGCGGAGTTCGACTTGCTGTACGGCGTGGGCATTCACCGCGCGGGCGAGGTGCTGGACCTGGGCGTGCAGCTGGGCCTCATCGAGAAGGCTGGCAGCCACTTCAGCCTGCGCGGGGAGCGGATCGGCCAGGGCCGGGAGCGGGCCACGGACTGGCTGCGCGAGCGGCCCCAGGTCCTGGAGGCGCTGGCCGCCGAGCTGGCGGGGAGCGCGACCGCCCTGGCCGCCCTGCCCGACGCGGCCGAGGCAGTGGCCTAA
- a CDS encoding lysophospholipid acyltransferase family protein translates to MMWLYPLLNVLQLIFLVLWGVFWISLSGVLMVLTLNGNVPLMMARRLWAPMHWRIAGARMHVEPLPDIDWSRPHIFLMNHQSAMDIPCAFAALPVNIRFIAKHVLQYVPFLGWYMAMTGMIFINRSNRRKAVQSLRRAGERIRAGKSILAFPEGTRSTDGLILPFKKGPFVLAIEAQVPIVPVAIEGSGRALPTGGIHLRRHDIRVKVGTPIETRGLTGADRETLLLRTRDALIQLHREIGGPGAVDEAIARQGHEGRSDPAPSG, encoded by the coding sequence ATGATGTGGCTCTACCCGCTGCTCAACGTGCTGCAACTCATCTTCCTGGTCCTCTGGGGGGTGTTCTGGATCAGCCTCTCGGGCGTCCTGATGGTGCTGACCCTCAACGGCAACGTGCCGTTGATGATGGCGCGGCGCCTCTGGGCCCCCATGCACTGGCGCATCGCCGGCGCGCGCATGCACGTCGAGCCCCTGCCGGACATCGACTGGAGCCGGCCCCACATCTTCCTGATGAACCACCAGTCCGCGATGGACATCCCCTGCGCGTTCGCGGCCCTGCCGGTGAACATCCGGTTCATCGCCAAGCACGTGCTCCAGTACGTGCCGTTCCTCGGCTGGTACATGGCGATGACGGGGATGATCTTCATCAACCGCTCGAACCGCCGCAAAGCGGTGCAGAGCTTGAGGCGGGCCGGTGAGCGCATCCGCGCGGGCAAGAGCATCCTCGCCTTCCCCGAGGGCACCCGCTCCACGGATGGGCTCATCCTTCCCTTCAAGAAGGGCCCCTTCGTGCTCGCCATCGAGGCCCAGGTGCCCATCGTCCCCGTGGCCATCGAGGGCTCCGGCCGCGCCCTGCCCACCGGCGGCATCCACCTGCGCCGCCACGACATCCGCGTGAAGGTGGGAACGCCCATCGAGACCCGGGGGCTCACGGGGGCCGACCGCGAGACCCTGCTGCTCCGGACCCGCGATGCCCTCATCCAGCTGCACCGGGAGATTGGCGGCCCGGGCGCCGTGGACGAAGCCATCGCCCGGCAGGGCCACGAGGGCCGCTCGGATCCGGCCCCTTCGGGGTGA
- a CDS encoding NAD(P)/FAD-dependent oxidoreductase, whose product MSDPTGTRHHVVILGGGFGGLHAALRLKRAPVRVTLVDRHNHHLFQPLLYQVATATLSPSDIASPLRGLLGRHHISVLLAEATRVEVAAKRVILADGELPYDSLIVATGATHSYFGNNAWAAHAPGLKTIEDALEIRKQVLLAFELAEREPDPELRRQLLTFVIAGGGPTGVELAGALAEISRHALVRDFQNIDPTQAQIILVEGHHHLLPTYPEPLARRARQALERLGVEVRAGARVTRIDETGVFVGDEHIPARTKLWAAGVAASPLARSLGVELDRAGRVPVSPELTLPGRKDIFVIGDLALLQQDGHPIPGVAPAAMQEGKHAANNILRQLKGQPMEPFRYNDRGTFAVIGRGAAVGIALARFQMSGYPAWLAWLFIHVLFLIGFRSKVAVLLNWAYSYLAFRRSARIITGVIPLLPQASAPPGVLAGSTGAGQAARVEAAPRPGAS is encoded by the coding sequence GTGAGCGACCCCACCGGCACCCGGCATCATGTGGTCATCCTAGGCGGAGGTTTTGGCGGGCTCCACGCGGCCCTGCGGTTGAAGCGGGCCCCGGTGCGCGTGACGCTCGTGGACCGCCACAACCACCACCTGTTTCAGCCGCTCCTGTACCAGGTCGCCACCGCGACGCTCAGCCCGAGCGACATTGCCTCGCCGCTGCGAGGCTTGCTGGGCCGCCACCACATCTCCGTGCTGCTCGCGGAGGCCACCCGCGTGGAGGTCGCGGCCAAGCGCGTGATTCTCGCGGATGGCGAGCTGCCCTACGACTCGCTCATCGTCGCCACGGGCGCCACCCACTCCTACTTCGGCAACAACGCGTGGGCCGCGCATGCGCCGGGCCTGAAGACCATCGAGGACGCCCTGGAGATCCGCAAGCAGGTCCTGCTGGCCTTCGAGCTGGCCGAGCGCGAGCCGGACCCGGAGTTGCGCCGGCAGCTGTTGACCTTCGTCATCGCCGGGGGAGGGCCCACGGGGGTCGAGCTCGCGGGGGCCCTGGCGGAGATCAGCCGCCATGCCCTGGTGCGCGACTTCCAGAACATCGATCCCACGCAGGCCCAGATCATCCTCGTGGAGGGCCACCATCACCTGCTGCCGACCTATCCCGAGCCGCTCGCGCGGCGGGCCCGGCAGGCGCTGGAGCGGCTCGGGGTCGAGGTGCGCGCGGGGGCCCGGGTCACCCGCATCGATGAAACCGGCGTCTTCGTGGGAGACGAGCACATCCCGGCCCGGACGAAGCTCTGGGCCGCGGGGGTCGCGGCCTCCCCGCTGGCCCGGTCCCTGGGCGTGGAGCTGGATCGCGCGGGCCGGGTGCCGGTCTCGCCGGAGCTGACCCTGCCAGGCCGCAAGGACATCTTCGTCATCGGGGACCTCGCCTTGCTCCAGCAGGATGGGCACCCCATCCCCGGGGTGGCGCCTGCGGCGATGCAGGAGGGCAAGCACGCGGCGAACAACATCCTGCGCCAGCTCAAGGGGCAGCCGATGGAGCCGTTCCGCTACAATGACCGGGGCACGTTCGCCGTCATTGGCCGGGGCGCGGCCGTGGGCATCGCCCTGGCGCGCTTCCAGATGTCGGGCTACCCCGCGTGGCTCGCCTGGCTGTTCATCCACGTGCTGTTCCTCATCGGCTTCCGCAGCAAGGTGGCCGTGCTGCTGAACTGGGCCTACTCGTACCTGGCTTTCCGCCGGTCGGCGCGCATCATCACGGGCGTCATCCCCCTGCTTCCCCAGGCCTCCGCTCCGCCCGGTGTCCTGGCTGGGAGCACGGGCGCCGGGCAGGCGGCGCGCGTGGAGGCGGCGCCGCGTCCGGGCGCATCCTGA
- a CDS encoding YifB family Mg chelatase-like AAA ATPase produces the protein MLARVRSGALMGIDAVVVECEVDMALGLPYFNVVGLPEGAVRESKVRVVSALKNTGFELPQKRITVNLAPADIRKEGAAFELPIALGVLAAARLMEEEPLGRYLFGGELSLDGWVKPIKGVLPLAVAARHGGFEGVMVPLANAAEAALMEGIQVLPVRHLREAVEHLTGARPLTPYARPPASREASRSPPPLDMADVRGQPDVKLALELAAAGGHNVIMCGPPGSGKTMLARRLPSILPTMTFTEALEVTKIYSVLGLLGEDQALMRERPFRAPHHTISDAGLVGGGPAARPGELSLGHHGVLFLDELPEFRKNVLEVLRQPMEEGFIHLARANQNVTYPCRVMLVAAMNPCPCGYFNVPGRACTCSEHRVFDYHARVSGPLLDRIDITLQTRPVEYHQIARAHGGEPPSAYYQQRVEAARERQRARFREEPGIHCNAQMPPRLLREHCVLSARAERMLELAVRHHGLSARAHDRILKLALTRADLEGHARIEDVDIQLAIDCRILDRRGWLHANTHGARPGRP, from the coding sequence ATGCTGGCGAGGGTGAGGTCCGGCGCGTTGATGGGCATCGACGCGGTGGTGGTGGAGTGTGAGGTGGATATGGCGCTGGGGCTCCCTTATTTCAATGTCGTCGGGCTCCCGGAGGGGGCCGTGCGCGAGTCGAAGGTGCGGGTCGTCTCGGCCCTGAAGAACACGGGCTTCGAGCTTCCCCAGAAGCGCATCACCGTGAACCTGGCCCCCGCGGACATCCGCAAGGAAGGCGCGGCGTTCGAGCTGCCCATCGCCTTGGGCGTGCTGGCGGCGGCCCGGCTCATGGAGGAGGAGCCCTTGGGGCGCTACCTCTTTGGGGGCGAGCTGTCGCTGGATGGGTGGGTGAAGCCCATCAAGGGTGTCCTGCCGCTGGCGGTGGCCGCGCGCCATGGAGGCTTCGAGGGGGTCATGGTGCCCCTGGCCAACGCGGCCGAGGCGGCCCTCATGGAGGGCATCCAGGTGCTCCCGGTGCGCCACCTGCGCGAGGCCGTCGAGCACCTCACCGGCGCCCGTCCCCTCACCCCCTACGCCCGCCCGCCGGCCTCCCGGGAAGCCTCCCGGAGCCCTCCGCCCCTCGACATGGCCGATGTGCGCGGGCAGCCCGACGTGAAGCTGGCGCTCGAGCTGGCCGCGGCCGGGGGCCACAACGTCATCATGTGCGGCCCTCCCGGCTCGGGAAAGACGATGCTCGCCCGGCGGCTGCCCAGCATCCTGCCCACGATGACCTTCACCGAGGCGCTGGAGGTGACCAAGATTTATTCGGTCCTGGGGCTGCTGGGCGAGGACCAGGCCCTGATGCGGGAGCGCCCCTTCCGGGCGCCTCACCACACCATCTCCGACGCGGGGCTCGTCGGCGGGGGCCCGGCGGCCCGGCCCGGGGAGCTGTCCCTGGGGCACCACGGGGTGCTGTTCCTCGACGAGCTGCCGGAGTTCCGCAAGAACGTGCTGGAGGTGCTGCGCCAGCCCATGGAGGAGGGCTTCATCCACCTGGCCCGGGCCAACCAGAACGTCACCTATCCCTGCCGGGTGATGCTGGTGGCGGCGATGAACCCCTGCCCCTGCGGCTACTTCAACGTGCCGGGCCGGGCCTGCACCTGCTCCGAGCACCGCGTCTTCGACTACCACGCCCGGGTGAGTGGCCCCCTGCTGGACCGCATCGACATCACCTTGCAGACCCGGCCCGTGGAGTACCACCAGATCGCCCGGGCCCACGGCGGCGAGCCCCCGAGCGCGTATTACCAGCAGCGGGTGGAAGCCGCCCGGGAGCGGCAACGCGCCCGGTTCCGGGAGGAGCCGGGCATCCACTGCAATGCCCAGATGCCCCCCCGGCTCCTGCGCGAGCACTGCGTCCTGAGCGCCCGGGCCGAGCGCATGCTGGAGCTCGCCGTGCGCCACCACGGCCTGTCCGCCCGGGCCCACGACCGCATCCTCAAGCTCGCCCTCACCCGGGCCGACCTGGAGGGCCATGCCCGCATCGAGGACGTGGACATTCAGCTCGCCATCGACTGCCGCATCCTCGATCGCCGGGGGTGGCTGCACGCCAACACGCACGGCGCCCGGCCCGGAAGGCCCTGA
- a CDS encoding DUF2378 family protein — MADELLIFEQTIEALFLRALAGRLKPDCKARLRHAGLDVDQKLKPAYAFQSWMTFLRIATEELYADLPVDEGAFKLGELYIEGFRETMLGRAVLSLLRVLGPRRALSRATQSFRAGNNYTESRLTELGATQFELWMNEVGSLPSFTAGIIHAGLRVAGAQNIRVEPMGHDGHGCTYRISWKEASVSSSVLGSGDSKASKRAGSINSL, encoded by the coding sequence ATGGCCGACGAGCTCCTGATCTTCGAGCAGACCATCGAAGCGCTCTTTCTCCGGGCGCTCGCCGGACGCTTGAAGCCCGACTGCAAGGCCCGCCTGCGGCACGCCGGCCTGGACGTCGACCAGAAGCTCAAACCCGCCTACGCGTTCCAGTCCTGGATGACGTTCCTCCGCATCGCCACGGAGGAGCTGTACGCGGACCTGCCCGTGGACGAGGGCGCCTTCAAGCTCGGGGAGCTCTACATCGAGGGCTTCCGGGAGACGATGCTCGGGCGGGCCGTGCTGTCCTTGCTGCGCGTGCTGGGCCCCCGGCGGGCCCTGAGCCGTGCGACGCAGAGCTTCCGCGCGGGCAACAACTACACCGAGTCCCGGCTCACCGAGCTGGGCGCCACCCAGTTCGAGCTGTGGATGAACGAGGTGGGCTCCCTGCCCTCCTTCACCGCCGGCATCATCCACGCCGGGCTGCGCGTGGCAGGGGCGCAGAACATCCGCGTCGAGCCCATGGGCCATGATGGCCACGGCTGCACCTACCGGATCAGCTGGAAGGAAGCCTCGGTCTCCTCCTCCGTGCTGGGCAGCGGCGACTCGAAGGCCTCCAAGAGGGCCGGGTCCATCAACTCCCTGTAG
- a CDS encoding ExbD/TolR family protein: MAGHKQRQWVKPQSAPNSDINVTPLVDVVLVLLIIFMVVTPLLEKDIEVRVPETEVENTPPPENPDQLVVQLDETGKIKINAEQMASPDDYVTRLKRMLAAKPKEERIVFFMATDKTNYGSLVAALDGAKAAGAFVLGMATEDLPQGAVVPGAEGEAAPVPEAPPAPPAP; this comes from the coding sequence ATGGCCGGACACAAGCAACGTCAGTGGGTCAAGCCGCAGAGCGCTCCCAACTCGGACATCAACGTCACCCCGCTGGTGGACGTGGTGCTCGTGCTGCTCATCATCTTCATGGTGGTGACGCCCCTGCTCGAGAAGGACATCGAGGTGCGGGTGCCGGAGACCGAGGTGGAGAACACGCCTCCGCCCGAGAACCCGGACCAGCTCGTGGTGCAGCTCGACGAGACGGGGAAGATCAAGATCAACGCCGAGCAGATGGCCAGCCCGGATGACTACGTCACCCGGCTCAAGCGCATGCTCGCCGCCAAGCCCAAGGAAGAGCGCATCGTGTTCTTCATGGCCACGGACAAGACGAACTACGGCTCGCTCGTCGCCGCGCTGGATGGCGCCAAGGCCGCCGGCGCCTTCGTGCTGGGCATGGCGACCGAGGATCTGCCTCAGGGCGCCGTCGTCCCGGGCGCCGAGGGTGAAGCAGCCCCGGTCCCCGAGGCCCCTCCCGCGCCCCCGGCCCCTTAG